GCGTCCAGCACCTGCCTGGTTGCGCGCCAGACATCGGGACCGATACCGTCTCCTTCGATAAACGGAATAACCGGATTATCGGGGACCTGCAATCGTCCGTTCTCGATGGTGATCTTTTGCCCTTCGGGGTGTAGCGATCTCGCTGCGGTAGCCACTTTTTATATCTCCTTGGAAGTCATCTTCTAACAAATCTTTGCAATAGCTTACCACATCATGCCAAGTTTCCGACTATGGAAAACCCGCCCGCGATTCATCCTCC
This DNA window, taken from Gemmatimonadota bacterium, encodes the following:
- a CDS encoding isocitrate/isopropylmalate family dehydrogenase codes for the protein MATAARSLHPEGQKITIENGRLQVPDNPVIPFIEGDGIGPDVWRATRQVLDAAVAKAYNGAREIHWLEVYAGEKANELTGSWLPDDTLDRCREY